GGAGGCCACATCAGTCTTCCAGACGGCCTCCATCTGGTTCTCCTGATGGCTGGGGCATGGAGATTGAAAGTGTAGAAAGAGACAAAGTGTTAgatacacagagggagggagactgAGAAGTAACCAGCTCTCCAAGGCCATAAGGCCCAAGACCTcagatcttgttttctttccctcttgaaTAGTTGTCACCACCATCCTGTCATCTATCTTCCCCTTATCTCTAAGCCTCACCTCCCTGGAGCTCCTCTGGCTGAGGAGCTGCTGGAAGGGTGCTGGGATAGCCTCTCTTGTTCTAGGCACATgctcctgggctgccctgcacagGGCCATACTTGGTGAGGTTGGGAGTCTTCTTGACCACCCAGAGGTTCATGGTATCTCTTTCTGAGCCTGGAGGTCACATGGTGGGAAGGATCAGGCTTGTTTATATGGGCAGACCAATAACAGGTGCTAGACCAACAATGCGCAGGGCAGAAATGGTTGTAAGCTCTCAGCTGTGGTCCTCAGAGTCTTTCAGTTGCAGTTTGACATCTGCTTGGCTGGGCTGGCTTCTGAAGCCCACGTCatctcacacatacatacatacacacaccctcaTCTGGGCCAATGGCCAGAGCTGAGCAGGGCGGCTGAGAAGACAGACCTCTTGCAACTCGTGAGGTGAGCTTTGCCTGTCTGTGCTTTCACCAAGCTGCCAATCTCCCCAGTCTGACCACCCCAGCCTGTTCCGTCTCTCCCCACCCATCCAGTGGTCGCCCACCAGCTTCCCTGCACCTACCGGGCCATGCGCAGGGGCACACATTTCCAGTGCTTGGATGGGAAGTGCTCTGGGGACTGCTTGCAGGACGGGTTACAGGAGTGCGTGTGCTGGAGGTAGGACGGGGGTGGTTTGCTTTTCCTTGACTTTGGGTTGGTGACCACAGGAGTGTGCAGATGAACATTCCACTCCAGCTGGAGCTAGAGGAACCAGCAGAGAGGCATCAGGGAGACAGGAATTTATCCCCCCTCTAGAGCATGTCCTGACTCAGGGCTGAGAAGAGAAGGTAAAAGCCCCAGGGAATCCCTCCCATCAGAGACTCCTGGGGTCCCCAAGTCAAATTTCCTAAAAATTCCTTGAAGTATTACTTGCTACATTAgttcctgttttctcctttgttttagagAAGCTGGACAATGAGCAAAACagtaaggaaaaaacaaaaggaagccaAAGCAGCTGGAACTCGAGAGGGCACTCAGCGTTCATGACATGAGGCCAGGTTGTGCCTAGAATGATCTGGGCATCTTTTTATCCAGCTCCTGCCCTGGCTCTGTGTAAGGGGCTGAGGGAACCCTCCTAGTTACCCAGAGAACTTCATATAGTCCCTTTCCCTCTCAATCTCAAAACAAACTTAGCAAGTCAAGATACCTGCGGGAGATGACCAGAACTAAGAGAAAGTGATAGGAAAGGGACTTTGGGGGATGGCCTCAAGGCCAAGGCTCCTCCAACTGCCCAACGTCAGCACCTACACCGCGTGCCTCAGTGCACAGCTTCCCCCagacttggggtggggtgggttgcCCTCCTGGCCCAATCCTAGGGGGATTCCCTGGGGAGTCTTAGCCAGTGCTGTGATTTTCCaatccccaccctcctccaccccccccgaACTGCCAGCTAGCCCCCTGTCTGTGGACCATGTTGGTATTTGCTGCTTCTCTGACCCCTGTTAACAAGGGAACCTGAAGCTGACCCTCAGAGAATAAAAACAGGTCAAACCCATGGATCAGGCCTCAGAGTGACTTTATACTGTCAATGGCAACACCAAAACCTAGAAAGCATTGAGCAGAGCTGTCAAAATTGAGATGGAAAATGAATTCTAACCTAGACTTCTGTCTCCAGGCAAACTGTTGGTTCAGAGTGAGGGTAGGaagtaaagacattttcagaccaCCTGGGTCTCAGTGATTTTATCTGTCAGGAACCTGGGACCAGAAGTGTCCGGAGGAGACCTGGCATCTGGAAAGCAAGGGAGCCACCCCCCAGAGAGAAGCAAAGTGAGAACCCAGTGTGTGGGTGAAAAGGACAGCTGTGACCAAGCAGGGAAAGCAACCAGAACCCACAGGGGCAGGACAGAGGGACCCATGCAGGAGGGAGATCTTGAGCATGAAGCTGGGACTGCATGGGTCCAGCTGCCTCCCCTCTCCAGAAGAGTCTTTCTTGTACAGCTTTTTTTGagggtctctctctccctctctctctccccatacATGGAAATTGGAAAGCTGCCCTTCCTCACACTCAGGCACCTCCAGCCTTGCCTCCTCCTGGCTCAGAGGCTTTCACCTGGCCTCTCGGTTCCCTTCTGCTGCCTCCTTTACACCCCACAGCCCCACGGGCTCACTTCCTGGCCCCCTCCCTGCTGGTCACGCTGACCCCTGACAGGAGAGGCCCACCTTGGGGAACATGGTCACCATGCTGCTCAGGCACTCTCGGCGCTTCTCCTCCACGTCCTTCTGCTTGTCTGTCCAGGCCTGCAGCCAGAAGTTCTGCAGATTGTCGATGTTTTCGAGGAAGACATAGAGGTTCTGGGCCTTGTAGGTAGTCCCTGTTTCTCGGATGACTTGTATGTGGTTGATCACTTCCTGTCTGGGAAATGAAGGAAGTGATTTCGTGGGTGAAAGGATCTCCTGCTCCCTCAAATCCATTAACCAGGTAGGACCCTATGTTTGTAATGCCCCATAgcaaggagagaaactgagattGGCGAGAGCTGAGGAAAGTAGGAGGTAGAGAAGTGCAAGGTGGTGACTGATGAGGAGCCTTGGGGCCTGGCTGGAAACAGGAAGAGAGGGTAAGGCAAGCAGGGGAGTGCATTAGGTGCCTTATGGATGGGGCGATAGGAAGAAGTAAGGAAGGGGGCTCAGAGGTGAAGCCCGCTGCGGGAAGAGCAGAGTGTGTATGTAAGCGCCCGACCTCCCACACCTTCAGGGTTGCCCAAGGCCCCAGGGTCAGATGCTCTTTGCCAGTCCCCTCCCTCAGGAGACCTTGTCCTCATCTGGGGTATCTTCTCCATCCCCATTTGCCCTATACTTCTCCCCTCCATTTGGGTTTTGGCTCTGCCCGCACACTGCAGTGGGTGCACATGCCAGGAGTACCTACCGGAGGTTCTGGAAGCGCTTGTAGAGGATGTACCTATGGCACAGGCACTGCAGCCGGAGCATGCTCAGctccatggtggtggtggtgagctCCAGCGCCTTGCTGCGCAGGTAGTGgggcagccccagctcagcctcctCACTCAGGAGCTGCAGGTTCTTCCTCTGGGCTTCCACGTCCATGCGGTATACTTTCCCCTTGAGAGTTACTGCGGATACGTGCAAAGGAGGCCGGGACACCTTTTGGATGGATGTCCCCGAGACAGGGAAGGAGGCTAATTTCTTGGGTTTGGTAGGAACCTGGCAGGCCCGTggtttctgggcagacttggcgGAACTCAGGTTCCTCTGGTTTCTGGGGGCcggctgctgggccctgggggacaAGTGTGGCCTCCCGCCTGGGTGAGCAGACTGGGCCCGGCTTGGGGGAGGCGCCAGGGATGCCTTCTCCAAGTCCCTCCAGCGCCTGGTGGTCATGAAGAGCACCCTGTCCACGTGCTCCCCTGGCTGCCCCGTCTCTCTCCGTGGGCCCCCTTGCTCTTTCTCCTGCTGGCCCAACCTCTGCTGCTGCTCTCTCAGTGCCTCTTCCACCTCCCACTGATGCAGCTTCTCCTGGTGCTCCTGCTCCAGCAGGGCCCATTTCTTCTGCCGCTGTAGCCACATCTCCTGCTCCTCCAGCcactgctgcctctgcctctcccagctgAGTTCCTCTTCCCTGCGCTCCACCTTGCTCTCCAAGCCCACCTTCTCAGAGCTCTCTGGGGACAGCTGCACCCTTGAATGAGACTTCATTTGGAGGCCTCCCTTCTCCTGGGATGCTTTCTGGAAGTCTGTCTGGTCTTTGACTTGGTGGCCTGGGCTCTCTGCCACAGGTCTTTCCCATTTCTTAGGAAACCTGTGATCCATGGAGGATGGCAACATGGACTGGAGATGCTCAGTGTCCTTGCTGCTGTACACATCTGCAATCCTAGACTGCATGGTCATGATGGAAAGTGGCTGAGACGCTGAAGGCCTAGGATCACTGTCCCAGGCTGTGGCCATGGAACCTGGGGGCAGGGACAAAAGCAACTCCTCCTTCTTGTGTTCCTGTTGGGTCTCCTCCGTGATGGTTTCTTTCTTTGGGAGGGTCTCTTTCTCAGGGGGTCCCCGGGAGTCAACCAAGATTGTGGCCACTTCTTCTGCCTGGTTTCTAGCAGACTGTGCCTTCTTCAGCTGGAACTCTAAGGAGTGCTTGATCAGGAGAAGGTCATGGTATTTCCCCCCTAGAATCTCTACCTGCTTTAGTAGGGCATCCCTTTTGGTCTGGAGAACTTGGAGGGAATTCTGGAAATAGAGCCGCTGGCTGCTCAGTTCCTGGGTCATCTCTATTTTCAGGTTCCTATATTTGATCTCTAGGTTACTGTGCTCCTTGTGCTGGAGGGTCAGGGCCTTGTTGAGGTTCTCCACCATGGCAGACATGTACCTGATGGCTCTGACCTCCCCCTGGTTGAACATGGTGGAGTCCAGGAGCTCCTGCAGCATGGACTTCACCTCAGAGACCTTCATGCAGGTAGTGTGCTTGTCCTGCAGCAtctgctctgggctcagtggctgagggtaGGATGTAGATTTGGGGGGGCCTTGTTCCCACCAGTTCTGCCAGAAGGTGTGTTTGGATACTAGgagagaacagaggcagcaaACTCCCATGGGTGCCAAGGATTATACTGATACTTCACACCCTGCGTGGCCAAATTCCCCATTCAACCCTCTTAGGCCTTTGGCAAGAATAAGGAGCTGAGGCAATACGTGAGGCTGGGGGAGATGCTGTCAGGAGAGGTCTCTGCCAGGCTCAGAGCTTGCCCAGAGCTTACCTGCCAGGGTCTTCAGCTCCGAAGCACCCGCAGGGCCCATGGGGCCTGAAACCATTCAAGTCAGTTCAATTCAACTCAATGGACTTCTGATCCTATATATTTCCCTAGAGTAAAGTAACTTTTCTAAATCATGCTACTTCCCAGCCTCAGTATCCATGTTTGGCTCTTTTTGGCCAACTACTCAAACTCTGGAAGCCTATCTGGCACTTAGATTCCAGACCACCTGAGAAgctgtttcccttgcctgttACCAGAGAGAATTTATCACAGGGTTCTGCAACTGTTCCTGtgttgggtatttttttaatgactaatttttttttttccaactgaggGGTCATGAACTCCTTTGATACTTTAATGAAAGCAGGGGACCTTCTCCCCAGGAAAATGCACATAAAGACTGAGTGCTCTGTTCAAACCTGTTTATAAACCTCAGCTACTCAGGGCTGGGTCATGATCATAGGGGTACCCCCTTGATCTACCTTATGTAGGGCTGCTGAGTGATTATTTTGGAGCATCCATTCATTTGCCCATTCAACAAACATCACTGACAGAAAAAAACCACTGGCTAACTTTGGATGAGAGGCTAAAGGGTATATGGAAATTAAATGGCATTGAAGTCAAGCTAGGATTTAGCTCATGTTGTCAGAGAGACCATATGGCCTAGTGGTTCAGAGCTTGAATTCTGGAATCAGATAACTTGAGTTTGAATCCCATCCTTACAACTTGCTTTAGGCAAGTTTCCATCTTGGTGCCTCTGtttctgaaaaatggggataaccACAGCATCTACTCAGAGGACTTCACTAGATCATGCATGTCTAGTGGCAAGCACAGTACCAGGTACCTAGTGAGTGCTCAATAACTGATCCCTAGGAAGGAGCAAATAAGACATAGCTTTTGCCCTTcaggagtttataatctagtaGAGAAATGAGTATACAAATAACTATATTTCAAGATATAATGTGGTAAGGATTGTAGGAGAGactgtctcctccctcccccaactatCCATCTTGCTTGATAAGGAACCTGGCCATGAGAATCAATGGCAAGACACTAATGTGACCTACTGTTTATTAAGTCCTGAGCACGGTTTAAGCTTGGTGCCAGATGCCTCATACCCAGTGGAACCCTGCAAATGGGCAGTGGGCTCCTCGTTTTGTATATGAAGAGAGTGAGtttcagaaagatgaaataacttgctcaaagtcactaAGCCAGAAATTGGCACACAGGATTCAAAATCAAATCTGTCACACAGTGAAGCTCATGCTCTGGCATAAGATTAAAAGCCAGACAACCTCTAAGTGTGGGGTCTGGTTTTGCCATAGCTTCTTGTTTTTTGtggtcctttctcttctctgagctttcatgttctcatctacaaaatgtaGGAGTTCATAATCTCAGGTCCCTACCAGTGCTGATAGGAGTAAAATTTCAAGGTTGAGACATATTGTTGACTGACCATTTCTGGAGCAGCCACAATTGAGAAGGTTCTGGAAGGGCCTCTGGCTGAGTCTTGGAAAGGAAAGTCTTTGGGTTCTAGCTACAAACTCCATCCAGCCTTCCTGGCCTTCTACCCTTGATTCTCAGGACTTCCATGAGGCTACAGCTCCAGGAAGCACCAGCAAGGATCTGTCTCCACATTATTCCTTCCTCCAGCCCAGAGGGACAGCACAGAACTACTCAGTGCTCAGCCTGGGTTCAACATCCCAGCCTCTCACTACTGCCTCTCCATCTCATATAAGGCTTTGGTATGGAGGAGAGTCAGAAAGACCCCCATAGACCCCAGTATGTGATTGTGACTTCTTCCTCTGAGATGGCATCCACCCACCCAGCACTCCTCCCAGGTGCTCTTGGAACCTACTTTGTGTCCTTTTCTTTTGTCCTTCAATGAGAGTAGAGCAAAGGGAAATGAGAGACTCGATGCCTCCTTTGGTGGCAATGAGGGAGAGAGGTAACACCTTTTCCATCACATTGATCCATTCATCCAaagcttcctcttcctccttacCCTTCCTCTTCCTGAGCTCATAGGTCAGACTGTCACCTGGAGaaggagtgggaggtacaggctgaGTGCAATCTGTCCTCTAGGGAGACCCAAGGAGTTGGGCTTTGAGGTTGGACTGGATTCACCTCTGACTAGCTGTGTGTTGTTAGGGAAGTTACTTATTTCTCCGAGTCTCAGCACATGTGCCTCTAAGAGGGTTGGGTagagatttaaatgagataatacatgtgaaaTGATTAACATGAGGCCTGATGTGAAGAAAATATGCAATAGACATTAAACAGTATTGTTGTTTAGCTATAAGGCCAAGGATGTGTCTGCCTTGCTATTGCTCTATCCCCATTGCCTAATTCAGTATCTGGACAATTGAATTAACTGGAGTGAACAACCCTGCTTAGTTTATGGGGGCAGCTGAAGGACCACAGAACTGAGAACTCCTTGGGGGCAGGGCAGTATGAAAGAAGTGGGGCACATTCCTTTATACCATCTTATTCCAACAGCAGCATCTGCCCAACTTCAGAGCAGAGTAAGGTCTCATGAAGGTATAACTCTGATCTTAATGGGGATCGCACCTGGCTCCAAGGCTGAAGTATGGTTGGTCTACACTCAAGTGGCTACACCAATCGTTTACAGCTGGCTTCAATGCTGTTGCCCCAGTGCCCACGCAGTAAGGGTCATTAAGTACTTTGAATATCACCTGTGGGTTCCTCTATGAAATACCTGACGTATTCCACCAAAAAaacctattagaactaataaattcagtaaagttgcaggatacaaaatcaacatacaaaaataagctgcatttcagggcacctgggtaactcagtcagttaagcatttgactcttgatttcaattcaggtcattatctcagggtattgggattgagccccacatcaggctgcacactgggtgtggagcctgcttgggattccctctctctgaccctctcccccattgcatgcatgtgtgcgcactctctctctcaaagataaagaaaaataaagttctctttccaaatcagttgcatttctatatactaatgaTAAAccct
This genomic interval from Vulpes lagopus strain Blue_001 chromosome 21, ASM1834538v1, whole genome shotgun sequence contains the following:
- the FAM186B gene encoding protein FAM186B; this translates as MEKVLPLSLIATKGGIESLISLCSTLIEGQKKRTQISKHTFWQNWWEQGPPKSTSYPQPLSPEQMLQDKHTTCMKVSEVKSMLQELLDSTMFNQGEVRAIRYMSAMVENLNKALTLQHKEHSNLEIKYRNLKIEMTQELSSQRLYFQNSLQVLQTKRDALLKQVEILGGKYHDLLLIKHSLEFQLKKAQSARNQAEEVATILVDSRGPPEKETLPKKETITEETQQEHKKEELLLSLPPGSMATAWDSDPRPSASQPLSIMTMQSRIADVYSSKDTEHLQSMLPSSMDHRFPKKWERPVAESPGHQVKDQTDFQKASQEKGGLQMKSHSRVQLSPESSEKVGLESKVERREEELSWERQRQQWLEEQEMWLQRQKKWALLEQEHQEKLHQWEVEEALREQQQRLGQQEKEQGGPRRETGQPGEHVDRVLFMTTRRWRDLEKASLAPPPSRAQSAHPGGRPHLSPRAQQPAPRNQRNLSSAKSAQKPRACQVPTKPKKLASFPVSGTSIQKVSRPPLHVSAVTLKGKVYRMDVEAQRKNLQLLSEEAELGLPHYLRSKALELTTTTMELSMLRLQCLCHRYILYKRFQNLRQEVINHIQVIRETGTTYKAQNLYVFLENIDNLQNFWLQAWTDKQKDVEEKRRECLSSMVTMFPKLQLEWNVHLHTPVVTNPKSRKSKPPPSYLQHTHSCNPSCKQSPEHFPSKHWKCVPLRMARHQENQMEAVWKTDVASSSHPIEKKTPPSLLWDQLGGYPDIPRLLALDVHSSFQKSLRSLKG